GATCAAGCTTAAACTCACTCCACGGGGCGAATATGGAAATTGGGCGCATCAGGAAACGCAGGATATGTATCGAACTCACATTTGCCAAAAGGCAGATTTGGGTTATAAAGAAAAGAACGCATTAAACAAACTTAGGAATGGCTTTGGGCTTTTGCTTATTAACCGTCGTGATGCAGATTATGGCATTAGCGGAAACATTCACATTCTTTTTGCGCGCACTCTGTGGCGCGATTCAAATAAGCTAATCGCATTGCTGCAGAATTTAATCGAACGAGGTGTTTTATGAAAGTTAAAGTTTTTGACGGGCAAAACGGCGGCTTGTCATCCAAACAGACGAAGACTTTTAGAAAATTTCGGCGGAGATTAAGCGAAAAGGTTCCCGAGTACCGCGTCGTTTGGGTTCGTCCTTATAACGAAAGAATAATCGAGGTAGGGCTGGAATCACAAAAAAAAATAGGCTACAGGAAAATGCAGCAAATGGTCAAGTTGGCTATCGAGGTGGGAGATGAAGCGGATCTTGTTATTATTCCGAGTTAAGGCATAAAACTAGATCAAAGTGTATAAAAGTTTTTACAGAAATGAACCAGCCCAAACTCAAAGCTTCATTCTACACCCTCGGCTGCCGGCTCAACCAGGCCGAGACGGCGCTAATCAGCAACTCGTTCCGGCAAAAGGGCTACGATCTGGTTGAATTTGGCCAGGCGGCAGATGTTTGCATCATCAACTCCTGCACGGTGACCGAGCAGGCGGATGCCAAGTGCCGCCAGCTTGTGCGGCAGGTGTTGCGAAAAAATCCCGCGACGTTTGTTGCCGTCGTCGGTTGTTATGCGCAGATCGGCGCCGAGACGTTGCGAAAAATCGACGGCATCGATCTCATTGTGGGCACGCAAGATAAACTGCGCGTCATCGACTTCATCGACGATCCGGTGAAATTGCCGGAGCCGCAG
The DNA window shown above is from candidate division KSB1 bacterium and carries:
- a CDS encoding HEPN domain-containing protein, which produces MLTWEQWQEKSKSSLAASRILLENDKPVEAASRAYYAAYQMVTGVLIKLKLTPRGEYGNWAHQETQDMYRTHICQKADLGYKEKNALNKLRNGFGLLLINRRDADYGISGNIHILFARTLWRDSNKLIALLQNLIERGVL